The Halorubrum salinarum genome segment GTAGAACGCCTCGTCGACCGGCGTCCACCCGCCTGCCCCGCCCGCCGCGAAGAGTCCGGACTCGGTCGTGCCCGGGTCTCGGTGATCGAACGTCTCCACGTACGCGACGAGCGGGTAGCCGAACTGTCGCTCGGTCCGCCCGTCTCCGCGCGAGTCGACGAACGAGGCGATCCCGTTGTAGCCGACGACGTACTGGAGCTGCGAGTAGAACACCTGGACGCGCGGGAGCGTCGCATCGCCCGCCATCAGGGCGTCCGTCTCCGAGGAGAGCCCCAACTCGACCGCGTCCTCGAAGCGCACCGGCTCGGGGACCGACTCGCTCGGGTCCGCGGCGAACGCGCCCGCGGTCCCCACGGCCGCGAGGGCGACGAGCGCGACGGCCGCGAGACGGAGGCGACGCGACTGGGCGGTAGCGGGGTCGAAAACTGCCACGCGAGTACTTCGATCGCCGGCGACTTAGGGCGTCTGGTTCGTTCCTCGAACGCGCCGCTGAACGCGTCCAGAGGGGCTAAGAGGCAGGTACTCCAAATCTGACCATGACGAAACGCGACCCATCGACTCCAACGCCCGCCAGCTCGATGAGCGTCCCGCGGCGTCGAGTGCTCGCCGGAATCGCCGCCGCAGGGATCGGTTCCGTCGCCGGTTGCGCCGGCGGTGGGTCGAACTCGATCGCCCCGGTCTCCATCGACGACGACCAGGCATGCGACCAGTGCGGCATGATCGTCGCGGACCACCCGGGAACGGTCGGGCAGGTCCACTTCGAGGACGACGAACCGGAGGGCGGTCGCCCGGCGCAGTTCTGTAGCGCCACCTGTACGTACACGTACCGGTTCGACGCCGAAGACTCCGGGCGCACGCCGCTCGCGACGTTTCTCACCGACTACTCCGCGGTCGAGCAGGAGGTGTTCGAGGAGGGCGGCGACACGATGTTCTCCTCGCACGTCGACAGCGAGGCGTTCGCCCGCGAGCCCTCCCTCACCGTCGTCGCGCGCAGCGAGGTGATCGGCGCGATGGGACCCGACCTGATCCCGTTCAGCGAGAAGGGCGACGTCGAGTCGTTCGTCGCCGAGTACGGAGGCAAGACGATGCCCGCGACCGAGGTGGACCGCGCGACGCTCGAAGCACTGTGAGCCGTCAGTCGTCCGCCGTCGCGTCCCGACCGATCTGGTTGACGTTGAGCGAGCCGACGAGTTCGGTGTGGGGGTACGGGAACCCGATGTCGGCCTCGTCGAAGCGGCGCATGACGGTCTCCGTGAGCGCGTGTTTGACGCCGCCGGCCCCGGTCTCCGCGGGGTCGATCCACACACGGAGGTTGAACACGACGGCGGAGTCGCCGAGCGCGGTCAGCGGTGCGGCCGGCTCCGGGTCGGCGAGGACGCCGTCGGTCTTCGCCGCCTCGTCGAGGAGGATGTCGCGGGCGCGGTCCACATCGGTGCCGTAATCGACCCCGAAGTCGACGGTGACCCGCCGGGTGTCGTTGGCCTGAACGTTCTTGACGACCGCGTTGGCGAGGTCGCCGTTCGGCACGGTGAGCTGTTCGTTGTCCCACGTGTCGAGCTTCGAGACGCGGAGGTCGATCTCGCGGACGATCCCGCCGTTGCCGCTCCACTCGATGTAGTCGCCGATCTCGAAGGGCTTGTCCTTCAGGATGAACACGCCGGCGACGAAGTTCTGGACGATGTCGCTCGCCGCGAACGCGAACCCCAGCGCGAGCGCGCCGAAGATGGTGGCGAAGGCCCCGAGGATCATCGGGAACCCGGCCACCGTCGCCGCGATGGCGACGGCCGCGAACAGCGCGATCGCCCCCGCGATGCTGGACGAGAGGCTGACGATGGCCGGCGAGTAGTCGCGCTGGTTCAACACCTGCTTGGTCGTCCTGACGAGAACCGACTTCCCGACGAGGTAGAGCACGAGGAACGAGACGACGAACGTCACGACGGTCACGGCGAGCGATACCACGGCGGCGGTCGGGTCGGCGAGCAGGCCCGCCTGAAGTAGTTGCGAAGTCACACCGTCTCCGATCGTCGCCGTTGGAGTTAGATACGGTCGATAAATCGGGCGTGTGGCCTAACGAGCCGAAAAAGAGCGTCCGGCCGACCGAGTCGCGCCCGGGGCTACTCCGCGGCGCCCCACTGCTCGACGCGCTTCGGGCGGTCCGAGACCGCCATCACGTCGAGGTCGTCGCCCGCGTGGTCGAGCGCCTCCAGCGCCGCCTTCGCGGAGGCGTGCGTCGAGAAGTAGGTGATCTCCTCCTCGACGGCGACCTCCAGCAGGTCGCGCTGGCGCGAGACGATGAGGTCGAGGTCGCCGCGCTTGGCGGCCTCGATCAGGTCCGTCGCCTCGCTCAGCTCGAAGTGCTCGGCGTAGCCGTCGACGAGCGCCTCGCCCGCCTCGGTCCCCGGGTCCGGGAACTCCTCGGCCGAGAGGTCGACGACGGCGGTGCCGGACTCCGGGATCGGCTTCCCGGTGGCGTCCTGCGCCTTGTCGTACGCCTTGCCGAAGGAGGTCGCGGTGCCCATCACCTCGCCGGTGGACTTCATCTCCGGGCCGAGCCGCGGGTCCGAGCCCGGCAGGCGGTCGAAGGGCAGGACGACCTCCTTCACCGAGCGGTGCTCGGGGATCTGCTCGTCGGCGTCGAGGTCGGCGAGCGTCAGGTCGTCGGTCATCACCTTCGCCGCCAGCTTGGCGATGGGGACGCCCGTCGCCTTGGAGACGAACGGGACGGTGCGCGAGGAGCGCGGGTTCGCCTCCAACACGTACACCTCGCTGTCCGCTTCGGGGTCGTCGACGCCCGTCACCGCCAACTGGACGTTGAGCAGGCCGACAGTGTCGAGCGCGCGGGCGATGTCCTCGGTGACCTCGCGGACCCGCCCGAGGGTCTCGTCGCCGAGCGAGCGCGGCGGGATCATGCACGCGGAGTCGCCCGAGTGGACGCCCGCGCTCTCGACGTGTTCCATCACGCCGCCGAGCAGCACGTCCTCGCCGTCCGCCACGGCGTCGACGTCCAGTTCGACCGCGTCGTCGAGGAACTGGTCGACTAAGATCGGCTTGTCGGGCGAGACGCGGACCGCCTCCTCGATGTACTCCTCTAACTCCGCGTCGTCCTCGACGACCCGCATCGCGCGCCCGCCGAGCACGTAGGAGGGGCGCACTAAGACCGGGTAGCCGATCTCGTGGGCCAGCTCCAGCGCCTCCGCCTCGCTCGTCGCGGTGCCGCCCTCGGGCTGGGCGATCCCCAGCTCGTCCATCAGGACGTTGAAGCGGTCGCGGTCCTCGGCGAGGTCCATCGCCTCGACGCTCGTGCCCATGATCTCGCAGTCGAGCCCGCGGCGCTCGATCTCCGCTTCGAGGGGTTCGCCAACGTTGACGGAGGTCTGCCCGCCGAACTGGACCATCACGCCGTCGGCGCCGGTCGTCTCGATCACGTCGGCGACCTCCTCGGCGGAGATGGGCTCGAAGAACAGCCCGTCGGAGGTGTCGTAGTCGGTCGAGACCGTCTCCGGGTTGTTGTTGATCACGTGCGCGTCGATGCCCAGCTCGCGGAGCGCGCGCACCGCGTGGACCGCGCAGTAGTCGAACTCGACGCCCTGCCCGATGCGGATCGGCCCGCCGCCGACGACCACGACGCTCTCGACGTCGGGGTCGACGCGGACCTCGTTCGCCGCGCCAGCGGTGTCGGCGCCCTGAAGGAACTCCGGCAGGCGCGCGGAGTAGTAGTACGGGGTCGAGGCCTCGAACTCGCCCGCGCAGGTGTCGACCTGCTTGTAGGTGCGGTCGGGGACCGAACTCTCGACTTGCCCCACGTCGGCGTCGACGCCCCCGGCGGCCGCGACAGAGGCGATCTCCGCGTCGGTGCGGCCGACCATCGCGGCCTCGGTGAAGTCACCCTCGGCGGCCGCGGCGGTGCCCTCGGCGATGTTCTCGAAGCGCTCGACGTACCAGCGGTGGATGCCCGTCAGGTCGATGACCTCGTCGACCGAGTAGCCGCGGTCGAACGCCTCGAACATCGCGTACGGGCGGTCCGGGCTCGGCCGTTCGAGGTACTCCGATTCGAGGGTCGCGTCGTCGACCGTTTCGAAGTCGACCGCGGGGTCGTACTCCGAGGAGCGGAGCGCCTTCACCATGCTCTCCTCGAAGGTGCGGCCGATCGACATCGCCTCGCCGGTGGACTTCATCGCGGTGCCGAGCTCGAAGTCCACGTCGTCGAACTTGTCGATGGGCCAGCGCGGCACCTTCGTCACCACGTAGTCGATGGCGGGCTCGAAGGCCGCAGTCGTCTCCCCGGTGATCTCGTTGTCGATCTCGTGGAGCCGCTTGCCCAGCGCGACCTTCGCCGTGACGCGGGCGATCGGGTACCCGGTCGCCTTCGACGCGAGCGCCGAGGAGCGCGAGACGCGCGGGTTCACCTCGACGACGCGGTACTCGCCGCCGGGGGTGCCGTCGTCGTGCCACGCGAACTGGATGTTACAGCCGCCCTGGATGCCCAGGTCGCGGATCACTTCGAGCGCCGCGTCCCGCATCTCCTGGTGACCGTCGTCGGGGATCACCTGCGACGGCGTGACGACCGTCGACTCGCCGGTGTGGATCCCCATCGGGTCGATGTTCTCCATGTTACAGATGATGATACAGGAGTCGTCGGCGTCCCGCATCACCTCGTACTCCAGTTCGACCCAGCCCGCGATGGACTCCGTGATCAGCACCTCGCTGTTGCGCGAGAGGCGGAGCCCCTTGCGGACGCGCTCGACCAGTTCCTCGAACTCGTCGACGACGCCCGAGCCGGAGCCGCCGAGGGTGTACGTCGTCCGCGCGATGACGGGGAGACCGCCCACCGCGTCGACCGCCTCCTGGACGCGCTCGCGGAAGGCCGCCTCGTCGAAGTCGGTGACCGACTCGTCGTCGTCCAAGGAGATGGTGGTCGACTTCGGCACCGGCTGTCCGAGGCCCTCCATCCGCTGGCGGAACAGGTCGCGGTCCTCCGTCGCGTAGATGGTGTCCAGCGGCGTCCCCATCACCTCGACGTCGTGTTCCTCCAAGATTCCCTCCTCTGCGAGTTCGGCGGTGACGTTGAGCCCGGTCTGCCCGCCGAGCCCCGCGATGACGCCGTCCGGCTCCTCGATGCGGATGACCTCCGCGATGGCCTCGGGCGTGATCGGCTCGATGTACACCCGGTCGGCCGTCTCGGGGTCGGTCATGATCGTGGCGGGGTTCGAGTTCACCAGGACGACGCGGGCGCCCTCCTCCTGGAGGGCGCGACACGCCTGCGCCCCGGAGTAGTCGAACTCGGCCGCCTGTCCGATCTGAATCGGTCCGCTGCCGATAAGGAGAATCGTCCGGTCCTCGCTCATTACGCGGACGGAATACGCTCATCGTAATAAGGTCGGCGGTAGAGTACGAATCTCGCAACAAGTTTGCGATTTTCGCAAGCTACATCCTACCACGGTGGTCGGTACGATACCACACGATCTTCTCGTCGACTCGCCGTCCCGGTGCGCTGAGGCGTCCACCACAAGGGGTTTACCGAGATGTCGGAAATTCGGTGAGTGACATGCGCTGTTCCCGCCGCAGTGCCCTCCGACTGCTCGGCGTCGCCGGCGCCACCGCCGCCACGGCCGGCTGTCTCAACGCCGGCGACCTCGACGCGTACTCCCTCATCGCGGACGAACTGGACCTGTCGTCGATCGAGCGCC includes the following:
- a CDS encoding nitrous oxide reductase accessory protein NosL — translated: MTKRDPSTPTPASSMSVPRRRVLAGIAAAGIGSVAGCAGGGSNSIAPVSIDDDQACDQCGMIVADHPGTVGQVHFEDDEPEGGRPAQFCSATCTYTYRFDAEDSGRTPLATFLTDYSAVEQEVFEEGGDTMFSSHVDSEAFAREPSLTVVARSEVIGAMGPDLIPFSEKGDVESFVAEYGGKTMPATEVDRATLEAL
- a CDS encoding mechanosensitive ion channel family protein, producing the protein MTSQLLQAGLLADPTAAVVSLAVTVVTFVVSFLVLYLVGKSVLVRTTKQVLNQRDYSPAIVSLSSSIAGAIALFAAVAIAATVAGFPMILGAFATIFGALALGFAFAASDIVQNFVAGVFILKDKPFEIGDYIEWSGNGGIVREIDLRVSKLDTWDNEQLTVPNGDLANAVVKNVQANDTRRVTVDFGVDYGTDVDRARDILLDEAAKTDGVLADPEPAAPLTALGDSAVVFNLRVWIDPAETGAGGVKHALTETVMRRFDEADIGFPYPHTELVGSLNVNQIGRDATADD
- the carB gene encoding carbamoyl-phosphate synthase large subunit; this encodes MSEDRTILLIGSGPIQIGQAAEFDYSGAQACRALQEEGARVVLVNSNPATIMTDPETADRVYIEPITPEAIAEVIRIEEPDGVIAGLGGQTGLNVTAELAEEGILEEHDVEVMGTPLDTIYATEDRDLFRQRMEGLGQPVPKSTTISLDDDESVTDFDEAAFRERVQEAVDAVGGLPVIARTTYTLGGSGSGVVDEFEELVERVRKGLRLSRNSEVLITESIAGWVELEYEVMRDADDSCIIICNMENIDPMGIHTGESTVVTPSQVIPDDGHQEMRDAALEVIRDLGIQGGCNIQFAWHDDGTPGGEYRVVEVNPRVSRSSALASKATGYPIARVTAKVALGKRLHEIDNEITGETTAAFEPAIDYVVTKVPRWPIDKFDDVDFELGTAMKSTGEAMSIGRTFEESMVKALRSSEYDPAVDFETVDDATLESEYLERPSPDRPYAMFEAFDRGYSVDEVIDLTGIHRWYVERFENIAEGTAAAAEGDFTEAAMVGRTDAEIASVAAAGGVDADVGQVESSVPDRTYKQVDTCAGEFEASTPYYYSARLPEFLQGADTAGAANEVRVDPDVESVVVVGGGPIRIGQGVEFDYCAVHAVRALRELGIDAHVINNNPETVSTDYDTSDGLFFEPISAEEVADVIETTGADGVMVQFGGQTSVNVGEPLEAEIERRGLDCEIMGTSVEAMDLAEDRDRFNVLMDELGIAQPEGGTATSEAEALELAHEIGYPVLVRPSYVLGGRAMRVVEDDAELEEYIEEAVRVSPDKPILVDQFLDDAVELDVDAVADGEDVLLGGVMEHVESAGVHSGDSACMIPPRSLGDETLGRVREVTEDIARALDTVGLLNVQLAVTGVDDPEADSEVYVLEANPRSSRTVPFVSKATGVPIAKLAAKVMTDDLTLADLDADEQIPEHRSVKEVVLPFDRLPGSDPRLGPEMKSTGEVMGTATSFGKAYDKAQDATGKPIPESGTAVVDLSAEEFPDPGTEAGEALVDGYAEHFELSEATDLIEAAKRGDLDLIVSRQRDLLEVAVEEEITYFSTHASAKAALEALDHAGDDLDVMAVSDRPKRVEQWGAAE